In a single window of the Rhizobiaceae bacterium genome:
- a CDS encoding 5'-methylthioadenosine/S-adenosylhomocysteine nucleosidase (Enables the cleavage of the glycosidic bond in both 5'-methylthioadenosine and S-adenosylhomocysteine) translates to MSAPVQIGGRRVLFVMAAEPEYGPHLRSLFEPLMTGVGPVEAGVVAGAALARLEAGKGLPDLVVSLGSAGSRSLEQTEIYQAVSVSYRDMDASALGFPKGKTPFLDLPEIVDLPLRVPGIKCASLSTGANIVSGLAYDAILADMVDMETFAVLRACQRFDLPLIALRGISDGVEELRHVDNWTEYLHVIDEKLAAAVGDLEKALASGKLALARGG, encoded by the coding sequence GTGAGCGCGCCGGTCCAGATCGGCGGGCGACGCGTCCTGTTCGTCATGGCCGCCGAGCCGGAATATGGTCCGCACCTGCGCAGCCTGTTCGAACCGCTGATGACCGGCGTCGGCCCGGTTGAGGCGGGCGTCGTCGCGGGCGCGGCGCTGGCGAGGCTTGAGGCCGGCAAGGGGCTTCCCGACCTTGTGGTGTCGCTGGGGTCGGCTGGAAGCCGGTCGCTGGAGCAGACCGAAATCTACCAGGCCGTGTCGGTGTCCTATCGCGATATGGACGCCTCCGCGCTCGGCTTTCCGAAGGGCAAGACGCCGTTCCTCGACCTGCCGGAAATAGTGGACCTGCCGCTGCGCGTTCCGGGCATCAAATGCGCCTCGCTGTCGACCGGCGCCAACATCGTTTCGGGATTGGCCTATGACGCCATACTCGCCGACATGGTCGATATGGAAACCTTTGCCGTGCTGCGGGCCTGCCAGCGCTTCGATCTGCCGTTGATCGCGCTGCGCGGCATTTCCGACGGGGTGGAGGAACTGCGGCATGTCGACAACTGGACGGAATATCTGCATGTGATCGACGAAAAGCTCGCCGCCGCCGTGGGCGACCTTGAAAAGGCGCTGGCTTCCGGCAAACTGGCACTTGCACGCGGCGGTTGA